A genome region from Acidobacteriota bacterium includes the following:
- a CDS encoding type II toxin-antitoxin system HicB family antitoxin: MTDYHINIFFSDEDGGYIADIPDLEACSAFGATAEEALSEVERAKAAWLKAAEETGKPVPPPRYRPAIYQVSG; encoded by the coding sequence ATGACCGACTACCACATCAACATCTTCTTCAGTGACGAGGATGGCGGCTACATCGCGGACATCCCTGACCTGGAGGCTTGCTCAGCCTTCGGCGCTACCGCCGAGGAAGCGCTCTCCGAGGTCGAGCGAGCGAAAGCGGCCTGGCTCAAAGCAGCCGAGGAAACGGGAAAGCCCGTCCCGCCACCGCGCTACCGGCCGGCGATTTACCAGGTATCGGGTTAG